The following nucleotide sequence is from Pangasianodon hypophthalmus isolate fPanHyp1 chromosome 8, fPanHyp1.pri, whole genome shotgun sequence.
TCTAGATAAGTGTGGATCTGATAGTACCAGTCTCCATCTGAAAGCTCATCTGTGGAGGAAACGCCCTCGCTCACGATCTTGCCATCTCTCAGCCATGACACTTTGATTCCACTTGGGAAATAATCGTACGCAGTGCACATCAACACGGCCTGTTTGACATCAGACTCAGATCTCAGTGACCTCACTGTGACCTCGGGTTTCACTGAGAAACAAAACGAACAACATAAATACAATTAACTCCATAATGTAGGTGATCTGTAACTGTATGTAAACAAAACCTCTTAATAGGATAAGAGTTTCTGTATTATATAACTCTCAAAATGTCTCTACCTGTCTTCAGGAACTTGGTGAAGTATTTATCTTTGTAATTTATGCAGATTTGTccaacaaagaaagagagactgttACTGGGGTCTTTATTCAACGACTCTGCCTCCATCACTCCGCTATCTGTGTATCCTGTGTATTTATCTATCGTGCTGTTGTACCTCAGATGTTCAATCTTGTTAAAGTACCAGGAGTGAATGAATTCAACGGTGTTCAGATCCTGAGAGAAACGGCACTGGTAGTACCGCTGTCCGTAGTACccatttactgtaaaaacaacagattaaaacaataaaatcagaGCAACTATGAACACAGAACACAGAGAGTAGACCATGTGCATACTGtacagaacataaaaaaaagaaggaaagaaaaatgcttcttttcagatgttttatcatttaaatttttatcagtgtttcagcatctttcagtggaattgaaaTGCAATGTTAAATGTGAATTTCCCAGAATAAAACAGTAGCACTTTCCTAGAGGTTCAGGAAAAAACCTGTAATTTTCACAAGTGAATATAACaggaaatattaaaatgtcacCATGTGAACGTTTTTCCTAGGTCATGCTACAATTACAATCTGTTctgttcatattttattttacacacaattttttaCACTATTTTTCACCACAGACAATGATCATGTTTGtcatttcttcttcatttttgcTGAGTAAAATTCTGAGTCTGATCTCTGTGCACTACTGAGAagacactgtactacactatagaaataaattaacacagcattcatttattctcacCACTTACcttctttaaatgtaaataaaacctgCAGCATGCAGAGAAGAGAAGCGGCACACAGCCACATTGTGTCtcgttaaacacacacacacacacacacacacacacacacacctggatgACGAGAGACAACAATGGGACTTAAAAAACTCCAAGCAACAAATCACGTACTTTATTTTGCTCCAGTCACATGTTGCCAAGTGGAacttggaatgaaaacctgcgcACACACCAGCCCTGGGCTTTACGGCTGCCTTAAGGCTTCTCAATTATGTTTTGAGAGTACTTCAgaatttttgttactttttaagaaatattacatacaaTAATACAATTGATCCATTATTACAACCATCATTTTCCATTATTAAATCTGGAACTGActctattattaaaaaatggaaagaaattcTCACAATGACAAAGACAAATGTCAGTGAGTGGGTAAAGAgaggattagtcagagaaacaaaaataaaagaggaCAAGAGGAAAGAGCTGAGGTAGGAGAAGCTGCTCACAGGACAACCAC
It contains:
- the LOC113545991 gene encoding H-2 class II histocompatibility antigen, E-S beta chain gives rise to the protein MWLCAASLLCMLQVLFTFKEVNGYYGQRYYQCRFSQDLNTVEFIHSWYFNKIEHLRYNSTIDKYTGYTDSGVMEAESLNKDPSNSLSFFVGQICINYKDKYFTKFLKTVKPEVTVRSLRSESDVKQAVLMCTAYDYFPSGIKVSWLRDGKIVSEGVSSTDELSDGDWYYQIHTYLEYVPRPGENISCMVEHESLTRPHIHTWDPPLPVAERNKLIIGIFLLVLGIVLAVAGFLYYMLRAKECPAEQTSQSIHLERTVSETSSESSNSSEIVIK